In Nocardioides sp. W7, the genomic stretch GAGCGGGATGGTGCCGGTGTGGTCGCGTTTGAACAGCAGACCGTTGGGGCTTCGCCATACGAAGGTGGTGTCGTCGAGCTTGTCGTAGCGCCACCGGGTGTGGGTCTTCGCTCGGTGGTGTCGGCGGCAGAGCGGGGCGATGTTGCAGTCGCAGGTAGGTCCGCCCCGCGCGGCGGGGTCGATGTGGTCGCAGTCGCACCGACGGGCCGGCTTGCGACACCACGGGAACACACACGAGTGTTGGAGCAGGACCTGGCGTTCGCGGAGCCGGTCCGGGGTCTCGTAGGCGTCGACGTGGACGTGACCGGCCAGGTCGATGACCGGCTTCACGATCACCTGGGTGTCGCCGTTGGCGCACCACGTCTTCACCTGCTCGGCCGACACGAACGAACGGGTCTCCTCGACCCGGGCCAGGTGCAGGTCGTCGCCGGTGGGGTCGCCGAGGGCGGCCTCGGAGAGGTGCACGTGCAGCACCACCTGCCGCGGCCGCTTCCGCCGCGGATCCTCAGCGTTGAGCTCCAGCGACAGCTGGCGCCGGGCCAGGTCGCCGACCGCGATCGAGCGGCGGATGTCGAGCGCCACGTCGAGACCGAGCTGGCCGAACTCGCGGGCGCGGCGGGCGACGGCGTCTTCGAGGTCGAGGGCGTCGGCCAGGTCGAGGGTGCCGTGGACGTCGACGGTGCCGTCGAAGGAGACCTGCTGGGACTCGATGTCGAAGTGCCGGGCCTCGTGCGCCGCGACCTGGCGAGCCTGCGCCTCAGCCGGGTCGAAGGTCACCCGGGCTTCCTCGACAGTCCGGTCGAGCTGGGCGATCGAGACCTTGTGCGCCACCGTGTGCAGGTGCGCGTCCACGTAGGCCGCACCCTCCATCGGCAGGTCACTGGTGGCTTTGGCGATCCGCCGCGCCTTCCACGCCGGCAGGTCCAGCGCCTGGACCCGGCCGTAGAGCCTCGGCAGCCGGTGCGCCAGCTCGACCGCATCACCGAGGTAGATCCGTCCGGCATCGGTGGACAGACCGAGGGCGGCGGCGAACTCGAACACACTGAACTCCGCCACCAACGGGGCACCCTCGCCGGCGATCGCGACCGGCTCCTGACTGCCCGGGACCAGGCTCGCGGCCTCGTCGAGGGACTCGGTGGAGTGCATCGCCGCCCAGGCAACCGCCGACGCCATCAGATTCGCAGCGGCCCGGGCCTCGGCCTGCCGCTCAGCGCGCACGAACGCGAGCAACGCGGATGCGTCGTCGCAGTCGAGCAGCTCACCGTTGGCCATACCAGTAATGTAATCGGAGCCACCGACAGTCCAGGTTCTTCTTCCACAGCGGTGACCACAACGGTCGACCCGAAGGAACCGTGAGCCGAGAAGCAGCCGCGACCAGGTACGACGACCCGAGCAGACGACGAGCCCCCTATTTCATTGAAAGTCCTCGAACCAGCCTGATGCCGACAGGTGACGGCAACCCACCGCCGTACCTCGGCTCACCGGGTTTCGACACGGTTGCTGCGCAACCTGCTCGACCACCGGGACGACGGTCGCTGCGCGACCTCCTCAACCACCGTCGGCGACCAGCGCCGCACGCGTCGCCGCGTCCGCGGGGTAGAACGCCTCGATGGCGAGCTCGGAGAGCGTGACCTCGCGCGGCGTACCGAACACGGTGGTGGTGGAGAGGAACGCGAGCTCGCCACCGTCGCCGCGCAGCCGCAGGGGGACCACCAGGCCGGGCGAGCGCGAGGCTGCCGTCCCGGCCGGACCGAGCTCCTCGAGGAGGGCGACGAGGCGGGGGTCGCCCGAGAGGTCGTGCTCGTGGGCCAGCCGGGCGAGCAGGTGCTCGCGCCACTCGTCGAGGTTGACGATGCGCGGCGCCAGCCCGTCGGGGGCCAGGGTCAGCCGGATGACGTTGACGGGCGGCTCGAGCAGCTGCGGCGCGACGCCGTCGAGGAGCGCGTAGATCGCGTCGTTGGCCGACACCAGGTCCCAGCCCGGGTCGACGACCAGGGCGGGGAACGGCAGGTGCGCCGAGAGGATGCCCTCGATGGCGGCGGCGACGTCGGTCATCGGTGGGTCGGCCAGGTCGAGCTCGGGGTGCGCGGGGGCGAACCCGCCCGCGAGCAGCACCCGGTTCTGCTCGCGCAGCGGCACCGCGAGCTGGTCGCACAGCCGCAGGATCATCGCCGGCGTCGGTTGGGACCGGCCGGTCTCCACGAAGCTCAGGTGCCGGCCCGAGACCCCGGCGCGGTGGGCCAGCTCCAGCTGGGACAGGTGTCGACGCCGGCGCCAGCCCCGGATCATCTCGCCCGCCTGCTGGGCGCTCTCCGTCATGCGCCGACGGTACGACGTGCTCGCGCCCGACGCCGACTACCTCCGAGGTCATCGACGTCCTGACCCCACCGGGGTGGACTCGACGCATGACCACACCCGCTTACGCCATCGCCCACCTCCGCGACGTCGACCTCGGACCCGAGATCGTCACCTACCTCGAGCAGATCGACGCCACCCTGGCGCCGTACGGCGGCCACTTCATCGTCCACGGGGGCCGCATCGACGCGGTCGAGGGCGAGTGGCCGGACGACGTCGTCATCATCGCCTTCCCCGACCGGGAGGCCGCCCTCGCCTGGTACGACTCCCCCGCCTACCAGGCCATCCTGCCGCTGCGCACCGAGCACAGCGACTCGCGCGCGGCCGTCCTCACCGGCGTCCCGACGGGCTACCGCGCGGTCGACAAGCTGGCCACCCTGCTCACCTGAGGCCGGACCCGGGCGGCTAGCGTCGCGGAGTGACCAGGCGACTCACGTTCGTGACCCTGGTCCTGATCACGACGGTCACGGCCGTGGTCAGCAGCCTCGGCGCCCCGCTGGTGCCGGAGATCGCGGCCGACCTCGACGTACCCCTCGAGGACGCGCAGTGGACGCTCACCGCGACCCTGGTCGCGGGGGCGGTCAGCACGCCCGTCGTGGGCCGGTTCGGGAGCGGGCGGCTGCGGCGCCCGACGATCCTCGCGGGCCTGCTCGCGGTCAGCGCGGGGACGACGCTCGCGGCACTGCCGTTCGGCCTGCCGTCCCTCCTCGTGGGCAGGACCCTGCAGGGGGTCGGGCTCGCGCTGGTGCCGCTGGCGTTCGCCGTCGCCCGCGACGTGTGGAGCGGCCACCGGCTCCCGGCCGTGCTCGCGTTCCTGTCGGTGTCGACGGTGGCGGGTGCCGGCCTCGGCTACCCGCTGACGGCACTGGTGGCGCAGAGCTGGGGGCTCGCGGCGGCGTACTGGCTCGGCACCGCCCTGACCGCCGTCACCGTGCTGATGGCCTGGGCCTTCGTGCCCCGCACGGAGGGCGAGGAGCCGAGCCCGGTCGACTGGCCGGCGGCCGCGCTGGTCGGGCTCGGCCTGGTGGGCGTCCTGCTCGCGGTGAGCCGCGGCGAGACCTGGGGCTGGACGTCGGGGCGTACGACGGCCGCGGCCGCCGCCGGGGTCCTCCTCCTCGCGGCCTGGGTCCGCCGGACCCTGCGCAGCACCCATCCGCTCGTCGACCTCCGGCTCGCCGTGCGTCCCGGTCTCGCGGGCCCGAACCTGGTGGCGTTCGTGGCGGGCGTGGGGATGTACAGCCTGCTGACCCTGGTGATCGTGATCGTGCAGTCCGACGTGCCCGGCTGGGGGCTCGGCGCGCCGGTGACCGTCGCCGGCCTGATCCTCGTCCCGTACTCGGTCATGAGCGTCGCCGGCAGCCGGCTCGCGCAGGCGGTCGGCCGGCGCTTCGGCGACGCGGTGCTGCTCCCGACCGGTTGCCTGGTCTTCCTCGCCGCGACCGTGCTGCTGGCCTTCGAGCACGACCACCTCTGGCAGGTGCTCGCCTGCATGGCCGTCGGCGGCCTCGGCAGCGGCTTCACCTTCTCCTCGCTGGCGGCGCTGATGGTGCCGCACGTGCCGCGCGCCGAGACCGGCAGCGCGATGGCGTTCAACCAGGTGCTGCGCTACGTCGGCTTCTCGGTCGGCAGTGCCAGCAGCGTCGCGCTGATGACCGTGTACGGCGGCGGTCCGGGCGAGGTGGGGTTCCGCGGCGCGCTGCTGACGGTGGCCGGCGTCTGGGTGGTGGCCGCGGCCGCGGCCACGGTGCTGGCCCGCCGCGCCTAGGGTGGGTGACGTGGCCCACACCGACCTCGAGAGCGACGTCCAGCACGCCCGCCAGCACAGCCTCGGCGACCTCCCCCGTCGTACGGCGCGGCGCTCACCCGACAAGCTCGCACTGGTCGACGGCGAGCAGCGGTTCACGTTCCGCGAGCTCGACGAGGTGGTCGACCGGGCCGCCGCCGCGCTGGTCGAGCAGGGACTGGTGAAAGGCGACCGGCTGGCCCTGCTGAGCCACAACTGCTGGCAGTTCGCGGTGCTGAACTTCGCCGCGGCCCGGGTCGGCGTGGTGCTGGTGCCGGTCAACTTCATGCTCGGCGGCGACGAGATCGCGTTCATCCTCGACCACTCCGAGGCGGCGGCGTTCGTCGTCGAGGCGGCGCTGCTGGACACCGCCGAGGCGGCCCTCGCGGCGGCGACGAAGGGCAGCGTGCGGGTGCGCGCCGGCATCGGGGGCGGCCACTGGCCGGACGCGCAGGAGTGGTTCGACCACGCCGGCCGCCCGCCGTACGTCCCTGTCGGCGACGACGACCCGGTGCGGATGATGTTCACCTCCGGCACCGAGTCGCGCCCGAAGGGCGCGGTGCTGACCAGCCGCGCGCTGCTGTGGCAGTACGTCTCCTGCGCGCTCGACGGCTCGATGAGCGCCGACGACGTCGAGCTGCACACCCTGCCGCTCTACCACTGCGCGCAGCTGGACTGCTTCCTCGGCGTCGACGTCTACCTCGGTGCGACCAGCATCGTGCTGCCCGGCCCGGACCCGGCCGCGATCCTGCGCGCGATCGAGGAGCACCGGGTGACCAAGTTCTTCGCGCCGCCGACCGTGTGGATCGCCCTGCTCCGCGCGGAAGGCTTCGACGACGCCGACCTGTCCAGCCTGCGCAAGGGCTACTACGGCGCGTCGCCGATGCCGGTCGAGGTGCTCAAGGAGATCCAGCGGCGACTCCCGGACGTCGCGCTGTGGAACTTCTACGGCCAGACCGAGATGGCGCCGCTGGCCACGATCCTGGGCCCCGACGAGCAGCTGAC encodes the following:
- a CDS encoding HNH endonuclease signature motif containing protein; this encodes MANGELLDCDDASALLAFVRAERQAEARAAANLMASAVAWAAMHSTESLDEAASLVPGSQEPVAIAGEGAPLVAEFSVFEFAAALGLSTDAGRIYLGDAVELAHRLPRLYGRVQALDLPAWKARRIAKATSDLPMEGAAYVDAHLHTVAHKVSIAQLDRTVEEARVTFDPAEAQARQVAAHEARHFDIESQQVSFDGTVDVHGTLDLADALDLEDAVARRAREFGQLGLDVALDIRRSIAVGDLARRQLSLELNAEDPRRKRPRQVVLHVHLSEAALGDPTGDDLHLARVEETRSFVSAEQVKTWCANGDTQVIVKPVIDLAGHVHVDAYETPDRLRERQVLLQHSCVFPWCRKPARRCDCDHIDPAARGGPTCDCNIAPLCRRHHRAKTHTRWRYDKLDDTTFVWRSPNGLLFKRDHTGTIPLDTLQP
- a CDS encoding MFS transporter, with amino-acid sequence MTRRLTFVTLVLITTVTAVVSSLGAPLVPEIAADLDVPLEDAQWTLTATLVAGAVSTPVVGRFGSGRLRRPTILAGLLAVSAGTTLAALPFGLPSLLVGRTLQGVGLALVPLAFAVARDVWSGHRLPAVLAFLSVSTVAGAGLGYPLTALVAQSWGLAAAYWLGTALTAVTVLMAWAFVPRTEGEEPSPVDWPAAALVGLGLVGVLLAVSRGETWGWTSGRTTAAAAAGVLLLAAWVRRTLRSTHPLVDLRLAVRPGLAGPNLVAFVAGVGMYSLLTLVIVIVQSDVPGWGLGAPVTVAGLILVPYSVMSVAGSRLAQAVGRRFGDAVLLPTGCLVFLAATVLLAFEHDHLWQVLACMAVGGLGSGFTFSSLAALMVPHVPRAETGSAMAFNQVLRYVGFSVGSASSVALMTVYGGGPGEVGFRGALLTVAGVWVVAAAAATVLARRA
- a CDS encoding helix-turn-helix transcriptional regulator, whose protein sequence is MTESAQQAGEMIRGWRRRRHLSQLELAHRAGVSGRHLSFVETGRSQPTPAMILRLCDQLAVPLREQNRVLLAGGFAPAHPELDLADPPMTDVAAAIEGILSAHLPFPALVVDPGWDLVSANDAIYALLDGVAPQLLEPPVNVIRLTLAPDGLAPRIVNLDEWREHLLARLAHEHDLSGDPRLVALLEELGPAGTAASRSPGLVVPLRLRGDGGELAFLSTTTVFGTPREVTLSELAIEAFYPADAATRAALVADGG
- a CDS encoding fatty acyl-CoA synthetase, with product MAHTDLESDVQHARQHSLGDLPRRTARRSPDKLALVDGEQRFTFRELDEVVDRAAAALVEQGLVKGDRLALLSHNCWQFAVLNFAAARVGVVLVPVNFMLGGDEIAFILDHSEAAAFVVEAALLDTAEAALAAATKGSVRVRAGIGGGHWPDAQEWFDHAGRPPYVPVGDDDPVRMMFTSGTESRPKGAVLTSRALLWQYVSCALDGSMSADDVELHTLPLYHCAQLDCFLGVDVYLGATSIVLPGPDPAAILRAIEEHRVTKFFAPPTVWIALLRAEGFDDADLSSLRKGYYGASPMPVEVLKEIQRRLPDVALWNFYGQTEMAPLATILGPDEQLTHPGSAGRAALNVETRIVDDTDREVPAGTVGEIVHRSPHATLGYHRDEAKTAEAFRGGWFHSGDLGYVDDGGRLYVVDRKKDMIKTGGENVASREVEEAIYTLDGVAEVAVFGISHPRWVEAVAAVVVPRPGAELTPAAVLDHARGVLAGYKAPKYVVVADALPKNPSGKILKRQLRDAHADLAADDD
- a CDS encoding DUF1330 domain-containing protein, which produces MTTPAYAIAHLRDVDLGPEIVTYLEQIDATLAPYGGHFIVHGGRIDAVEGEWPDDVVIIAFPDREAALAWYDSPAYQAILPLRTEHSDSRAAVLTGVPTGYRAVDKLATLLT